A portion of the Methanomassiliicoccus sp. genome contains these proteins:
- a CDS encoding MFS transporter, whose product MDQSLSATLTFSVIGFLVNFGFSMITPILPLYALTFNITLTMVGSLVASVGASKVLLDIPAGVVADRVGVKQLMLVGLGLVILSAIISASALNYWMLLFGLILQGVGTAMYFTTSYIGVSRLRPASKRGQHLSIFISLQFLGSTSGPILGGLIGQSYGLGTPFYAYALLVAVSMLIIYCLIDRGLIERRREEHLDMHQLTRSLHSYTLGSINLGLLSISVLRIGLIATILPIYAARNLGLNPAAFGGILTLFSLGNFVTLLPAGSLSDRYGRRPFLFFSLFLSGLLAVALPFSGGTLAFTAIMIAMGVTLGLSGAIGAWVTDVSPPKDLGASMGLFRTMGDLGSIIGPILLTALLAPGSSTIGVAPFLAAGGLISASSLLLIWARDPVRATRGKAPARR is encoded by the coding sequence ATGGATCAGTCCTTAAGCGCCACCCTGACCTTCTCGGTAATAGGCTTCTTAGTGAACTTCGGATTCAGCATGATAACGCCCATCCTCCCATTGTACGCGCTCACCTTCAACATCACCCTGACGATGGTAGGATCACTAGTGGCCAGCGTCGGTGCCTCCAAGGTTCTCCTCGACATCCCGGCGGGGGTCGTTGCCGACCGCGTCGGCGTGAAGCAGCTCATGCTGGTCGGTCTCGGTCTGGTCATCCTCTCCGCCATTATTTCGGCAAGCGCCCTGAACTACTGGATGCTGTTGTTCGGCCTTATCTTGCAGGGGGTCGGGACGGCGATGTACTTTACTACCTCGTACATTGGAGTGAGTCGTCTCCGCCCCGCCTCTAAGAGGGGGCAGCATCTAAGCATATTCATCAGTCTGCAGTTCCTGGGGTCGACCAGCGGACCCATCTTGGGAGGCCTCATCGGGCAGAGCTATGGGCTGGGCACCCCTTTCTATGCCTATGCTCTGCTGGTGGCGGTTTCTATGTTAATCATCTACTGCCTAATCGACAGGGGGCTCATCGAGCGCCGACGGGAGGAGCATCTAGACATGCATCAACTGACCCGGTCCCTCCATAGCTATACGCTCGGCTCCATCAACCTAGGCCTTCTGTCCATTTCCGTACTGCGTATCGGGCTCATTGCCACGATACTCCCCATCTACGCGGCGAGGAACCTTGGACTGAACCCCGCTGCCTTCGGGGGCATCCTGACCTTGTTCTCGCTTGGCAACTTCGTCACCCTCCTACCAGCAGGCTCACTGAGCGATCGGTACGGCCGCCGACCGTTTTTGTTCTTCAGTCTGTTCCTATCAGGCCTCCTAGCCGTTGCTCTGCCGTTCAGTGGAGGAACGCTAGCGTTCACCGCCATCATGATCGCCATGGGCGTGACCCTGGGCCTTTCGGGAGCGATAGGCGCTTGGGTGACCGATGTCTCGCCCCCGAAAGACCTAGGGGCGTCCATGGGACTGTTCCGGACGATGGGGGATCTTGGTTCCATCATCGGCCCCATCCTTCTCACCGCGCTCCTGGCCCCGGGCTCCAGCACCATCGGAGTGGCCCCTTTCTTAGCCGCGGGCGGGCTAATATCGGCGTCCAGCCTCCTGCTCATCTGGGCTCGGGACCCCGTCCGCGCTACCAGGGGGAAGGCACCAGCAAGGAGGTGA